One genomic window of Candidatus Pseudobacter hemicellulosilyticus includes the following:
- a CDS encoding sigma 54-interacting transcriptional regulator, which yields MKKNIQTLGELKASKYRPVSVKEELRKNLIRKLQANDSTFNGIIGYEDSVIPDVERALLSRHNILFLGLRGQAKTRMARQMTELLDEYIPIIAGSEINDDPLAPISRYAIDQIAAHGDETPIHWVHRSERYGEKLATPDVSVADLIGDIDPIKAANLRLSFSDEQVIHYGIIPRSNRGIFVINEIPDLQARIQVALFNILEEGDIQIRGFKLRMPLDMLFVFTANPEDYTNRGAIVTPLKDRIESQILTHYPKNIDTALSITEQEAAVLPEQEEKVVISDLIKRLIEQISFEARSSELVDKKSGVSARLSISAYENAVSAAERRAIINKEKETHVWVSDLTGVIPSITGKIELVYEGEQEGPYQVAMNLLDKSIRTQFIHYFPNPESLKKKRSQAQQEDNPYRSIQAWFDKGNALDLFLNIRDENKIQQLYKVDGLHALVKRFFKHANEKEAALLMEFVLHGLAAFSLISKKVVENKIEFKDLMGSMLNLGNTTSFSDEEFDNEDFN from the coding sequence ATGAAAAAAAACATTCAAACACTCGGCGAACTGAAAGCGAGTAAGTATCGCCCCGTTTCAGTAAAAGAAGAGCTCAGGAAGAACCTCATCAGGAAATTGCAGGCCAACGACAGCACTTTCAACGGCATCATCGGCTATGAAGACAGCGTGATACCTGATGTGGAAAGAGCCCTGCTCTCCCGCCATAACATACTTTTCCTCGGTTTACGCGGTCAGGCCAAAACAAGGATGGCCCGCCAGATGACCGAGCTGCTGGATGAATATATTCCCATTATTGCAGGCAGTGAGATCAATGATGATCCCCTGGCCCCTATTTCCCGGTATGCCATTGACCAGATAGCAGCCCATGGAGACGAAACCCCCATTCACTGGGTACACCGCAGTGAACGCTATGGCGAAAAACTGGCTACCCCTGACGTAAGCGTGGCCGACCTGATTGGCGATATTGACCCTATCAAGGCCGCTAACCTGCGCCTGAGCTTCAGTGATGAACAGGTGATCCATTATGGCATTATCCCGCGCAGCAATCGCGGCATCTTTGTCATCAACGAGATACCCGACCTCCAGGCCCGTATCCAGGTTGCCCTCTTCAATATCCTGGAAGAAGGTGATATCCAGATCCGTGGCTTCAAACTGCGCATGCCCCTGGATATGCTCTTTGTATTCACCGCCAACCCGGAAGACTATACCAACCGGGGCGCTATTGTAACACCACTCAAGGACCGGATAGAAAGCCAGATACTTACCCACTATCCCAAAAATATTGATACGGCCCTGTCCATTACCGAACAGGAAGCCGCTGTTCTGCCCGAGCAGGAAGAAAAAGTGGTCATCAGTGATCTGATCAAAAGGCTGATAGAGCAGATCTCCTTTGAGGCCCGATCCAGTGAACTGGTAGACAAGAAAAGCGGCGTATCGGCAAGGCTCAGCATTTCTGCTTATGAAAATGCTGTCAGCGCCGCTGAAAGAAGGGCTATTATCAATAAAGAAAAGGAAACCCATGTCTGGGTCAGCGACCTGACCGGTGTGATCCCCAGCATCACGGGAAAAATTGAACTGGTGTATGAAGGCGAACAGGAAGGCCCCTACCAGGTGGCTATGAACCTGCTGGACAAATCCATTCGAACCCAGTTCATCCACTACTTCCCTAACCCGGAATCACTCAAGAAAAAACGCAGTCAGGCCCAGCAGGAAGACAATCCCTACCGGTCCATTCAGGCCTGGTTTGATAAAGGCAATGCCCTGGACCTTTTCCTGAATATCCGGGACGAAAACAAAATACAGCAGCTCTACAAGGTAGACGGCCTGCACGCGCTGGTCAAAAGGTTCTTTAAACATGCCAATGAAAAAGAAGCTGCCTTACTGATGGAGTTTGTATTGCATGGACTGGCAGCCTTCTCCCTGATCAGTAAAAAAGTAGTAGAGAACAAGATCGAGTTCAAAGACCTTATGGGCTCCATGCTCAACCTGGGCAATACCACTTCCTTTTCTGACGAAGAGTTTGACAACGAAGATTTCAATTGA
- a CDS encoding YDG domain-containing protein translates to MLRSLLLLLTLLVVQFSLKAQNGQTSNTVNTPDCTDTLRYAQVKEQVLGTNKFFTMPIWQADNEGLSQTFLMGPGASVTVKGIEILGNNYRSGGEGKASIELNAALYQVNSNYVPTSKLAEGNVTINSTNADYHYVSFPSPVVVNHNYALVITVTTAGGIFHAYVTDVAPDQSYDENLCRYKSSYYPKSNGNWVSIPALTTGDAANWGSTLQFEPLLAPIVSYNLDAPAVDATPEAVCVNSPIFFSATAGPNELLGNRMINYQAFRKYFGQSVKDSTTLWVMEGETVAGTGLSINHTYTTPGTPTATFYVNTGFWAGCLKSGTKTVTINPPVPPTITTQPEAKEVLNGQQTSFTVASSNATGYRWQVASGSGFTDLGDNATYSGTGTATLTIVGAPELEGNKYRCMVSGGSCNGQQASETAKLTITLKLPQTISFAATATATYGDADFVPVASSDAGLPIQFSSNNENIAAFVNGKLQIRKAGLVQLTATQPGNEEYQAATAKVQELTIQPKSLTLTLSASPAIEKTYDGNTGISLAAGNYQLNGIVGDDEVKVAGTASFASASAGNDKTITVEQLKLSGVNNKNYSLTTVSEETTGTIHPKGLTVSLKASPAISKEFNGNAKASLLAGNTSILGIVDNDEVGISGTASYDNANAGADKTVSFSGISLTGSAKDNYYYAGDAELTTTGAISARPLTVTPDAQTKVYGENDPTLSYQVSGLLGNDQLSGSLTRESGTSVGKYAILQGSLSGGANYRIDQFSAAYLTIQSKSLTLTLSTSPVIEKTYDGNAGISLAAGNYQLNGIVGEDDVKASGVASFANEAAGNNKTITVAQLKLSGANHKNYKLTTVSEQTTGTINQKGLTVSLKASPAISKEFNGNASASLLAGNTSVLGIVDNDEVSISGTASYDNANAGTEKTVSFSGISLTGSAKDNYYYAGQATLTTTGVITTRPVTVIANDQLKVYGQNDPALSYQVTGLLGNDALPGALTREAGSAAGQYAIQQGSLAGGTNYRIDHFTSATLTINKANLLIRAEDQTKKQGTVNPVFTLAYEGLANGDRPESLTTPAVAQCAAVSGSPIGYYIINVAGASSPNYIITHENGKLSILPAGDSKVKAWSNGRGVLEVRIYAEKAQRSEIQLYTNSGNRVRVQAKQLVAGVNSVQLSIGNLTKGIYVLHLGAEQWKESVRILIP, encoded by the coding sequence ATGTTAAGATCGCTACTCCTGTTGCTAACATTGCTTGTTGTTCAATTTTCTCTAAAGGCCCAGAACGGGCAGACTTCCAACACGGTAAATACGCCGGACTGTACAGATACGCTCCGGTACGCCCAGGTAAAGGAGCAGGTGCTGGGCACCAACAAGTTCTTTACCATGCCCATCTGGCAGGCCGATAATGAAGGGCTTAGCCAGACCTTCCTGATGGGCCCAGGTGCTTCGGTGACTGTTAAAGGTATAGAGATCTTAGGGAACAATTACAGATCCGGCGGGGAAGGAAAGGCATCCATTGAACTCAATGCCGCCCTTTACCAGGTGAATAGTAACTATGTCCCTACCAGCAAATTGGCCGAGGGAAATGTTACCATCAATTCAACGAATGCCGATTATCATTATGTCAGCTTCCCCAGCCCGGTGGTGGTGAACCACAATTATGCGCTGGTGATCACAGTCACTACAGCCGGTGGCATATTTCATGCCTATGTTACGGATGTCGCACCGGATCAGTCCTACGATGAAAACCTCTGCCGTTATAAATCCAGCTATTATCCTAAATCCAATGGCAACTGGGTATCCATTCCCGCCCTGACCACCGGGGATGCCGCCAATTGGGGCAGTACGCTCCAGTTTGAGCCGCTGCTGGCGCCAATTGTCAGTTATAACCTGGATGCGCCTGCAGTTGATGCTACGCCGGAAGCTGTTTGCGTTAACAGTCCTATTTTCTTTTCTGCCACTGCCGGCCCCAATGAGCTGTTGGGGAACCGGATGATCAACTACCAGGCTTTCAGGAAATATTTTGGTCAGTCGGTCAAGGATTCTACCACTTTGTGGGTCATGGAAGGAGAAACCGTTGCCGGCACCGGTCTGAGCATTAATCATACCTATACTACTCCGGGCACGCCTACAGCCACCTTCTATGTAAACACTGGTTTCTGGGCCGGCTGTCTGAAATCCGGCACCAAAACAGTGACCATCAACCCGCCGGTTCCGCCAACTATTACCACACAGCCTGAAGCCAAGGAAGTGCTGAATGGTCAGCAGACCAGCTTTACGGTAGCCAGTTCCAATGCCACGGGTTATCGCTGGCAGGTAGCCAGCGGCAGTGGTTTTACAGACCTGGGTGATAATGCTACTTATTCAGGAACCGGCACCGCCACGCTCACTATTGTTGGCGCCCCGGAACTGGAAGGCAACAAGTACCGTTGTATGGTAAGCGGAGGTTCCTGTAATGGCCAGCAGGCCAGTGAGACCGCCAAATTAACCATTACCCTGAAATTGCCGCAGACCATCAGCTTTGCTGCTACCGCCACTGCTACCTATGGCGATGCTGATTTTGTTCCGGTGGCCAGCAGTGATGCCGGTTTACCCATTCAATTCAGCAGCAACAATGAAAATATTGCCGCTTTTGTGAATGGCAAGCTACAGATCCGGAAAGCCGGCCTGGTGCAGCTCACCGCCACTCAGCCGGGCAATGAGGAATATCAGGCTGCCACTGCAAAAGTGCAGGAGCTGACCATCCAGCCCAAATCCCTCACGCTGACCCTGTCCGCCAGTCCTGCCATTGAAAAGACCTATGATGGCAATACCGGCATCAGCCTGGCTGCCGGAAATTATCAACTCAACGGTATTGTGGGAGATGATGAAGTGAAAGTTGCCGGTACGGCCAGCTTTGCCAGCGCCTCCGCAGGCAATGACAAGACCATTACGGTAGAACAGCTGAAGCTAAGCGGCGTCAACAATAAAAACTACTCACTGACCACTGTTTCTGAAGAAACCACCGGTACCATCCATCCTAAAGGACTGACGGTATCCCTGAAGGCCAGCCCTGCCATCAGCAAGGAATTCAACGGCAATGCCAAGGCCAGCCTGCTTGCCGGCAATACCAGCATCCTGGGTATTGTTGACAACGATGAGGTGGGTATCAGTGGCACAGCCAGCTATGATAATGCCAATGCCGGCGCCGATAAAACGGTTTCTTTCTCGGGCATCAGCCTGACCGGTTCCGCAAAGGACAATTATTATTATGCGGGCGATGCCGAACTGACCACTACCGGCGCTATCAGTGCCAGGCCGCTGACGGTAACGCCCGATGCACAGACAAAGGTCTATGGCGAAAATGATCCTACGCTCAGCTACCAGGTAAGCGGCCTGTTGGGTAATGACCAGCTCAGCGGTTCGCTGACCCGCGAATCCGGAACATCGGTTGGCAAGTATGCTATCCTGCAGGGCAGTCTCTCAGGTGGCGCCAACTACCGGATAGATCAGTTCTCTGCTGCCTACCTGACCATTCAGTCCAAATCCCTCACGCTGACGCTATCCACCAGCCCTGTTATTGAAAAGACCTATGATGGCAATGCCGGCATCAGCCTGGCTGCCGGAAATTATCAACTCAACGGCATTGTAGGAGAAGATGACGTGAAAGCCAGCGGTGTGGCCAGCTTTGCCAATGAGGCCGCGGGCAATAACAAGACCATAACGGTAGCGCAACTGAAGCTGAGTGGCGCCAACCATAAAAATTACAAACTGACCACGGTTTCTGAACAGACCACCGGTACTATCAACCAGAAAGGCCTGACAGTATCGTTGAAGGCCAGCCCTGCCATCAGCAAGGAATTCAACGGTAATGCCAGCGCCAGCCTGCTTGCCGGCAATACCAGCGTCCTTGGTATTGTGGACAATGACGAGGTGAGTATCAGCGGCACAGCCAGTTATGATAATGCCAATGCAGGAACTGAAAAAACAGTTTCTTTCTCGGGCATCAGCCTGACCGGTTCCGCAAAAGACAATTACTATTATGCAGGCCAGGCTACACTGACCACTACGGGTGTTATTACCACCAGGCCGGTGACTGTAATCGCCAATGATCAATTGAAGGTATATGGACAAAATGATCCTGCCCTTAGCTACCAGGTAACCGGTTTGCTGGGTAATGATGCGTTGCCGGGAGCGTTGACACGCGAGGCTGGCAGTGCAGCAGGTCAATACGCTATTCAGCAGGGAAGCCTGGCTGGCGGTACAAATTACCGGATAGATCATTTCACCAGCGCCACGCTCACGATCAATAAAGCCAACCTGCTGATCAGGGCGGAGGACCAGACCAAAAAACAAGGTACTGTCAACCCGGTATTCACCCTGGCATATGAAGGGTTGGCCAATGGCGATCGCCCCGAATCCCTGACCACCCCTGCGGTAGCGCAATGTGCAGCCGTTTCCGGTTCGCCCATTGGTTATTATATCATCAATGTAGCCGGCGCCAGCTCGCCCAACTATATTATTACCCATGAGAATGGAAAGCTTAGCATCCTGCCTGCGGGCGACAGCAAAGTAAAAGCCTGGTCCAATGGCAGGGGAGTGCTGGAAGTACGCATCTATGCAGAGAAAGCACAGCGTTCCGAGATACAGCTCTATACCAATAGCGGCAACAGGGTGCGGGTGCAGGCTAAACAACTGGTAGCGGGTGTCAACAGCGTCCAGCTGTCTATCGGCAACCTGACCAAAGGCATCTATGTACTGCACCTGGGTGCAGAGCAGTGGAAGGAATCCGTCAGGATCCTGATCCCCTGA
- a CDS encoding VWA domain-containing protein translates to MIGHHFSKFDPGQQGKSKFDQLLDIFMQLLTYTNGDVGEALSWMNQLDKEYDLTNNEYGMGDFIDELKDKGYIQENTANGEITITPRTEQGIRKRSLEEIFGKLKKTREGNHRTFKPGQGDELNPETRPFRFGDMLEQIDFTTSILNAQINHGIDSFRMQEDDLAIRETDFKAQTSTVLMIDISHSMILYGEDRITPAKKVAMALSELITTRYPKDTLDIVVFGNDAWPVEIKDLPYLQVGPYHTNTVAGLEMAMDLLRRRKNPNKQIFMITDGKPTCLKIGKRYYKNSFGLDRKITSRCLNLAAQCKKLKIPITTFMIATDPYLQRFVQEFTETNNGKAFFATLDRLGAFLFRDFESGKRKTVY, encoded by the coding sequence TTGATCGGTCACCATTTTTCGAAGTTTGATCCGGGGCAGCAGGGCAAAAGTAAGTTTGACCAGTTGCTGGACATCTTCATGCAATTACTCACCTACACCAATGGAGATGTAGGGGAAGCACTCAGCTGGATGAACCAGCTGGATAAAGAATATGATCTCACCAATAACGAATACGGGATGGGTGATTTCATTGACGAGCTGAAAGACAAAGGATATATCCAGGAAAATACCGCCAATGGCGAGATCACCATCACTCCCCGCACAGAACAGGGCATCCGCAAAAGATCATTGGAAGAGATCTTCGGTAAACTGAAAAAGACCAGAGAAGGCAATCACCGGACCTTCAAACCCGGGCAGGGCGATGAGCTCAATCCGGAAACAAGGCCTTTCCGGTTCGGGGATATGCTGGAGCAGATTGATTTTACCACCTCCATCCTCAATGCCCAGATCAATCATGGTATTGACAGCTTCCGGATGCAGGAGGATGACCTGGCCATCCGCGAAACCGATTTTAAAGCACAGACCTCTACGGTCCTGATGATAGATATTTCCCATTCCATGATCCTCTACGGGGAAGACCGGATCACACCCGCTAAAAAAGTGGCTATGGCCCTGAGTGAGCTGATCACAACCCGTTATCCCAAGGATACCCTGGATATTGTGGTCTTCGGGAATGACGCCTGGCCGGTAGAGATCAAAGACCTGCCTTACCTGCAGGTAGGCCCCTACCATACCAATACGGTAGCCGGCCTGGAAATGGCCATGGACCTGCTGCGCAGGCGGAAGAATCCCAATAAGCAGATCTTTATGATCACGGATGGCAAACCAACCTGCCTCAAGATCGGAAAACGATATTATAAGAATAGTTTCGGCCTCGACAGGAAAATCACCAGCCGGTGTCTCAACCTGGCCGCCCAGTGCAAAAAACTGAAGATCCCCATCACCACCTTCATGATCGCTACAGACCCTTACCTGCAGCGCTTTGTACAGGAGTTTACCGAAACCAATAACGGTAAGGCATTCTTCGCTACCCTCGACAGGCTGGGCGCCTTTCTCTTCAGGGATTTTGAAAGCGGTAAAAGAAAGACAGTCTATTAG
- a CDS encoding SAM-dependent chlorinase/fluorinase translates to MALLTLTSDIGQQDYLVGAVKGQLLQINPDFRLVDISHSLSPFNYPQAAYICRNAIRNFPPYSFHLVMVNLFEKRPEQLLLAFHQEQYILCADNGLLTMILEDKPEMVMGLPLDPTTIKNTLYCTRVMGEAVQALQSGKGIQQIGQPDISFVEKNHLRPMLGDNWIEGQIIFIDNFENIVVNITRQEFESQRRGRGFSITFRRDEVISQISESYADVPEGEKLAIFNSAGYLEIAINKGNAAGLFGLQGFTEQSQMVQNRLFYQTVRIFFQ, encoded by the coding sequence ATGGCATTACTTACCCTCACATCTGATATTGGTCAGCAGGATTACCTCGTGGGGGCAGTAAAAGGGCAGTTGCTGCAGATCAACCCGGATTTCCGGCTGGTGGATATTTCCCATAGCCTCTCCCCTTTCAACTACCCGCAGGCGGCCTATATCTGCCGGAACGCCATCCGTAATTTCCCCCCTTACAGCTTCCACCTGGTGATGGTCAACCTGTTTGAGAAAAGACCGGAGCAGCTGCTGCTGGCCTTTCACCAGGAACAATATATCCTTTGTGCGGACAACGGCCTGCTCACCATGATCCTGGAGGACAAACCCGAAATGGTAATGGGCCTGCCATTGGATCCAACCACCATCAAGAACACGCTCTACTGCACCCGGGTCATGGGGGAAGCCGTCCAGGCCCTCCAGAGCGGTAAGGGTATCCAGCAGATCGGCCAGCCTGATATCTCCTTCGTGGAAAAGAACCATCTCCGCCCCATGCTGGGCGATAACTGGATAGAAGGACAGATCATCTTTATTGATAATTTCGAGAACATCGTGGTCAATATCACCCGCCAGGAATTTGAATCCCAGCGTCGCGGCCGGGGCTTCAGCATCACTTTCCGGCGGGATGAGGTCATCAGCCAGATCAGTGAAAGCTATGCTGATGTACCCGAAGGCGAGAAACTGGCCATCTTCAATTCCGCCGGCTACCTGGAAATTGCCATCAACAAAGGCAATGCCGCCGGCCTCTTTGGCTTGCAGGGATTTACGGAGCAATCACAGATGGTCCAGAACCGGCTTTTCTACCAAACAGTGCGTATCTTCTTCCAATAA
- a CDS encoding DUF2723 domain-containing protein: MNFTRVNNIVGWIVCLIACTVYVMTMEPTGSFWDCGEFVSSAYKLQIPHPPGAPLFVLLGRFFIILFGDDPMNAARGVNFMNAIASGFTILFLFWTITHFARKLLQKGQEVLSGQQLFTVMAAGVVGALAYTFSDSFWYSAVEGEVYALSSFFTALVFWAILKWEHEVDLESKTDGHRFSRADRWIIFIFFMMGLSIGVHLLNLLTIPAIVMVYYFKRYKVTRWGAFWAFVIGCVITGLVQVAVIQWSIRGAGSFDIFFVNSLGMPFFVGFVVYFILLAGLLVAGLGFNDTSIRKFTLFPVWLSAIFLLFCFPFIKSGGTFVLLLLGIGVVVIVCYYFKNNISAFLRIGVWSIIFVILGYSTYFTTLVRSSANPSVDMYNVDNPVSLVGYLSRDQYGDWPILYGPDYIYRPPYATSGDLYVKGEKTYEVAGKIRKQDYSAKPSAEELDAIQRQHPDWDVSKIGPHIFPRMYDYGTERSQDQVYRSFGGLDEGDQPNFGNNIRYFYDYQFRWMYWRYFMWNFTGKQNDLQGFGNVRDGNWNSGISFVDRMFGHSTPEVLPDTAGKNNKANNNLYFLPFALGVIGFFFHLSRNKRDFLINFLLFFFTGFAIVIYLNQSGYQPRERDYAYVGSFYAFAVWIGLGVIWIKEQFNKVLSNQLANYASFGVCLLAVPVLMASQEWDDHDRSQKTLARDLGKDYLESCAENGILISFGDNDTYPLWYSQEVEGIRKDLRVINYSLLGTDWYVNQLRYKVNNSAPADVIFSAEQIQGSNREVVFTVPTLSRYGYTVPPGVLAYDQNKYYDLYTVLKDVTASDDPKFLATRVSEDETANILPATKLTVPVDVEAARKAIQLNPGDTIVSELKLELKRGYYQKNDLAVLALIAANKWDRPIYFTSTQELEGLGLDKYVRMEGMSYRLVPIENANIGADQSYKNIMEKFAYGNANKQGVYYDEENRRHINTIRQAHALLGLHLSEENRKDSARKVLQKYDQMVLESNVPYGMTSNRGNFHNRVSMTFLLAAYQSEESVLAKKVNKSMKSDLTQQMRYYRSLGDPNQTDESLAMAAVQILNGRAADMAPRQMSFLHDIYSTYQMIMQLNEWEKQFSGKGGNPLELSTGELNAPGDSQPAVSTDTAKP; this comes from the coding sequence ATGAATTTTACCCGGGTAAACAACATTGTCGGCTGGATCGTCTGCCTGATCGCCTGTACAGTGTATGTGATGACCATGGAACCCACCGGCAGCTTCTGGGACTGCGGCGAGTTCGTCTCCAGTGCATATAAGTTACAGATCCCTCACCCGCCCGGCGCCCCCCTCTTTGTTCTCCTGGGACGCTTCTTTATCATTCTTTTTGGCGATGATCCGATGAATGCCGCCCGTGGCGTAAACTTCATGAACGCCATTGCCAGCGGCTTTACCATATTGTTCCTTTTCTGGACCATCACGCACTTTGCGCGTAAGCTGCTCCAGAAAGGACAGGAAGTCCTGAGCGGCCAGCAGCTCTTCACCGTGATGGCTGCCGGCGTAGTAGGCGCCCTGGCCTATACTTTCTCTGATTCCTTCTGGTACAGCGCCGTGGAAGGAGAAGTATACGCCCTCTCCTCTTTCTTCACCGCCCTCGTATTCTGGGCCATCCTTAAATGGGAACATGAAGTGGACCTGGAAAGCAAGACCGATGGTCATAGGTTTTCCCGGGCCGACCGCTGGATCATATTCATCTTTTTCATGATGGGTCTGTCTATCGGCGTTCACTTACTGAACCTGCTCACCATCCCCGCCATTGTGATGGTGTATTATTTCAAACGTTATAAAGTAACCCGCTGGGGCGCCTTCTGGGCCTTCGTGATCGGTTGCGTGATCACCGGCCTTGTGCAGGTGGCCGTTATCCAATGGTCTATCCGCGGCGCCGGTTCCTTCGATATCTTCTTCGTGAACAGCCTGGGCATGCCTTTCTTTGTAGGCTTTGTGGTCTACTTTATTTTACTGGCAGGCCTGCTGGTGGCGGGTCTTGGTTTCAACGATACCAGCATCCGCAAGTTCACGCTGTTCCCCGTATGGCTTTCCGCCATCTTCCTGCTGTTCTGCTTCCCCTTCATCAAATCAGGCGGCACTTTTGTGCTCCTGCTGCTGGGAATTGGCGTAGTTGTTATTGTCTGTTATTATTTCAAGAACAATATCTCCGCCTTCCTCCGGATCGGCGTATGGTCTATCATCTTCGTGATCCTCGGCTATTCCACCTATTTCACTACCCTGGTCCGCTCTTCTGCCAATCCCTCCGTGGATATGTATAATGTGGACAATCCCGTGAGCCTGGTAGGTTACCTGAGCCGTGATCAGTATGGCGACTGGCCCATCCTCTACGGACCTGACTATATTTATCGTCCGCCTTATGCTACCAGCGGCGATCTGTATGTAAAAGGTGAAAAGACCTATGAAGTGGCCGGTAAGATCCGCAAACAGGATTACAGCGCCAAACCAAGCGCTGAAGAACTGGACGCTATCCAGCGCCAGCATCCTGACTGGGACGTGAGCAAAATTGGACCGCATATCTTCCCGAGGATGTACGACTATGGCACTGAACGAAGCCAGGACCAGGTATACCGCTCCTTCGGCGGACTGGATGAGGGCGACCAACCGAATTTCGGGAATAATATCCGCTACTTCTACGACTACCAGTTCCGCTGGATGTACTGGCGTTATTTCATGTGGAATTTCACCGGTAAACAGAATGACCTGCAAGGCTTCGGCAACGTGCGGGATGGTAACTGGAACAGTGGTATCAGCTTTGTAGACCGTATGTTTGGGCACAGTACGCCGGAAGTATTACCGGACACTGCCGGCAAGAACAACAAAGCCAATAACAATTTATATTTCCTGCCCTTTGCGCTGGGCGTGATCGGCTTCTTCTTCCATCTCTCGCGCAACAAAAGGGATTTCCTGATCAATTTCCTGCTGTTCTTCTTCACTGGCTTTGCCATTGTGATCTACCTGAACCAGTCAGGTTACCAGCCCCGTGAACGGGACTATGCCTACGTAGGCTCTTTCTATGCCTTTGCGGTCTGGATCGGCCTGGGTGTGATCTGGATAAAAGAACAGTTCAATAAAGTGCTCAGCAACCAGCTGGCCAACTACGCCTCCTTTGGCGTCTGCCTCCTGGCCGTGCCGGTGCTGATGGCCTCCCAGGAATGGGACGACCATGACCGCAGTCAGAAGACCCTGGCCCGCGATCTCGGTAAGGACTACCTGGAAAGCTGCGCAGAAAATGGTATCCTCATTTCCTTTGGCGATAACGATACCTACCCCCTCTGGTACTCCCAGGAAGTGGAAGGCATCCGCAAAGACCTCCGCGTGATCAACTACAGCCTGCTGGGTACCGACTGGTACGTGAACCAGCTCCGCTATAAGGTCAACAACAGCGCCCCCGCCGATGTGATCTTCTCTGCCGAGCAGATCCAGGGCAGCAACCGGGAAGTGGTGTTTACCGTGCCTACACTCAGTCGCTACGGCTATACCGTTCCCCCGGGTGTACTGGCCTATGACCAGAACAAGTACTATGATCTCTATACCGTACTGAAGGATGTGACCGCCAGCGACGATCCTAAATTCCTGGCCACCCGCGTAAGCGAAGACGAAACCGCCAACATCCTCCCCGCTACCAAACTGACCGTTCCGGTAGATGTGGAAGCAGCACGCAAAGCCATCCAGCTCAACCCCGGTGATACCATCGTCAGCGAGCTGAAGCTGGAACTGAAACGTGGCTACTACCAGAAAAATGACCTGGCCGTGCTGGCGCTGATTGCCGCCAACAAATGGGACCGCCCCATTTACTTTACCTCCACCCAGGAGCTGGAAGGATTGGGCCTGGATAAATATGTGCGCATGGAAGGTATGTCGTACAGGCTGGTGCCTATCGAGAATGCCAATATCGGCGCCGACCAGAGCTACAAGAATATCATGGAGAAATTTGCCTACGGCAATGCCAATAAGCAAGGTGTTTATTATGATGAGGAAAACCGCCGTCATATCAATACCATCCGCCAGGCGCATGCCCTGCTGGGTCTGCACCTCTCAGAAGAAAACCGTAAGGACTCCGCCCGTAAGGTGCTGCAGAAATACGACCAGATGGTGCTGGAAAGCAACGTGCCTTATGGTATGACCTCCAACAGGGGTAATTTCCACAACCGCGTATCCATGACCTTCCTGCTGGCAGCTTACCAGTCTGAAGAATCTGTCCTGGCTAAAAAAGTGAACAAGTCCATGAAATCGGATCTTACCCAGCAAATGCGTTACTACCGCTCCCTGGGTGATCCTAACCAGACGGATGAGTCACTGGCCATGGCAGCCGTACAGATCCTGAATGGACGTGCTGCTGATATGGCGCCCCGCCAGATGAGCTTCCTGCATGATATCTATTCCACTTACCAGATGATCATGCAGCTCAACGAATGGGAAAAACAATTCAGCGGTAAAGGCGGCAACCCGCTGGAACTGTCCACTGGTGAGCTGAACGCTCCCGGCGACTCCCAGCCTGCAGTGTCTACGGATACCGCCAAGCCTTAA